A region from the Corticium candelabrum chromosome 14, ooCorCand1.1, whole genome shotgun sequence genome encodes:
- the LOC134189447 gene encoding leucine-rich repeat serine/threonine-protein kinase 1-like: MYGLNKELENGGDAGISYVDCFKLLLDRGTTVKMMGEMIEVYPLAVAWAIQACRRRRSSSVTSNVMNLKDGHLLSIPTRILDSSHANLVHLNFSNNAIEEVPLQLFDLPMAKLINLSHNKIKKLPPPEKWNCSRLASLNISYNLLTGCTENQSWFGNLIANKVKPVVGRVMNKLGHVRGSSIFRSTEHRASADCRLDKLQALASVNISNNKLEAVPVWITLLPDLKSVKFAGNACLNYLPPQLLQYSKNLISIDVEGLNLICPPMAEVRRGSSHIRCYLFSQLRNAVNYWHMRLMLVGRCAAGKTTLVARLKGRSLPKNLSTVGLDLSVFSYKPTHFNFSPQVTFHTLDFAGQEDYYATHQCFFTKVAVYLALFDLRKGKEGLKELQPWLLSIHACVPGAVVIIVGTHLDIVTKLGYDCKDMRTEVETQFLFGQTKATAASHGLPHVIDFLCVSSVTGFGVPQLKKRLYEASFCVDHPDCKDRQFFGVRVPACHLFIQECLENKAMELLKSKQAPVLTKEEFVSLVIDHPKNDIQDALEVEQASRFLHELGAMLHYENASGELQNLYFIDLQFLSTAMACIVTSSERSLVKNGILHFATLPLLFKGGEVPPELYRQFMQLLQHFEVAIPLDKEQQTFLIPAMLHKSKPSYCIPKYLEEMVAVGRRYSMKYVPVGFWSRLISRITVFAHAVGCTLLQAPETIQKNEGGNLSLESQVSGRQCWSCWQRGMIIVKEDGSFLVLEDAKGHQGVDVIVGGNNVECSKLLSTSGHHIDTLLGEFYPGLCCRSSSTVEKLAFCPNCLQQSWPLIDETDSSLLYNVTDFLENHVTLCCHRCESSLSLREVAPDILLLDLPNHLHLQSDKLVLQETDENCIGEGGYGKVYRAQYNGDNIALKLYNTKDSVSETDIYRELREELDILIRIHHENIVAIKGVGQNPLSLALELAPLGSLNNILKGQRNGLAPLVAQLVARQVASGLSYLHSLTIIYRDLKPANILVWSLDTKQGVLVKLSDYGVSRFAVGSGLRQLIGTEAYMAPEMWKSAGTTYSDKVDIFAYGLVLFELVTGLQAFWQFKNRWDIRSAVDSGFHPSLTKAIAQNTEKYHQQDSDSCSEDEDESVSEATEDSGINEYEDKIKQEQDQRSTWKFSISLKLPVDSQNMSSTSVCDHSSYVEFSKKEGSGFTVTFGKQTSEEAEASVPQLNSLKPATVCHPFIQYLFNKCTSVTPGERPPAAEINSYLALYPTKYVKFNSEPIRLPVVKVAPCSLSGGISDELLSGNTVLLYGPRMCCAVKQSKSSILTVAQIPLQAPFSAHCTAIAVMGDKMWVGWSISNDQHWVTVYSTKELETIVTISMEDSTMCFAQIEKLSTTDSAKVIAGLCNGVAVTLYLQENMLYTKSHFQLGDPDQPVTSCCYEQTSQIVWIGCSTNIFLLNTTADRVVLSWSTKQQSYSTQSHIENLFNSSVGVWSQVWEGITLKSWDDSGSCCHEITLEIPNEDTKDSHFFTASASTDSYLWASTSNGWLLAYSFPSLTLQAKVVLYSKLNILVPFDKTSLLSVGTIKDEAVEEGTDNSQTLLLWKHVTSVD, translated from the exons ATGTATGGCTTGAACAAAGAACTGGAGAATGGTGGAGACGCTGGTATCTCTTATGTTGACTGTTTTAAACTGCTGTTGGACAGAGGAACTACAGTGAAAATGATGGGTGAGATGATAGAAGTTTACCCATTAGCTGTTGCTTGGGCTATACAAGCATGTCGTCGTCGCCGCTCATCATCAGTAACTTCCAACGTCATGAATCTGAAAGATGGGCATTTACTGAGTATTCCAACTAGAATCTTGGATAGTTCTCATGCAAATCTGGTTCATCTGAATTTCTCAAACAATGCAATCGAAGAGGTACCGCTGCAATTGTTTGATCTACCAATGgcaaaattaatcaatttgtctcacaacaaaattaaaaagCTGCCTCCTCCTGAGAAGTGGAATTGCAGCAGACTTGCTTCATTGAACATCAGTTACAATCTATTGACAGGTTGTACCGAGAATCAATCTTGGTTTGGTAACCTTATTGCTAATAAAGTAAAGCCAGTGGTAGGCAGAGTAATGAATAAGCTTGGGCATGTTCGTGGCTCCAGTATTTTCAGAAGCACTGAACATCGTGCATCGGCAGACTGTCGTCTTGACAAGCTACAAGCTCTAGCATCTGTCAACATTAGCAATAACAAGCTAGAAGCTGTTCCTGTATGGATCACCTTGTTGCCTGATCTCAAGTCAGTGAAGTTTGCTGGCAATGCTTGTTTGAATTATCTTCCTCCACAACTGCTACAGTACTCGAAGAACCTCATATCTATTGATGTCGAGGGGTTAAATTTGATTTGTCCTCCTATGGCTGAAGTTCGTCGAGGCTCAAGCCACATTCGATGCTATTTGTTTAGCCAGCTTCGAAATGCTGTCAATTACTGGCACATGAGGCTTATGCTGGTAGGCAGGTGTGCTGCTGGAAAAACCACACTTGTAGCAAGACTGAAAGGCAGGTCATTGCCAAAAAATTTGTCTACAGTTGGATTAGACTTGTCTGTTTTTTCATACAAACCAACTCACTTCAATTTCAGCCCTCAGGTAACATTCCATACTCTTGACTTTGCTGGACAAGAGGATTACTATGCAACCCATCAATGCTTTTTTACTAAAGTTGCCGTCTACCTAGCATTGTTTGATCTTCGAAAGGGAAAAGAGGGCCTCAAAGAGCTACAGCCTTGGCTTCTTAGTATACATGCGTGTGTTCCTGGTGCTGTGGTGATCATTGTTGGTACCCACCTTGATATTGTCACAAAGTTAGGCTATGATTGTAAAGATATGCGAACAGAGGTTGAAACACAATTTCTATTTGGCCAGACTAAAGCAACTGCAGCGAGTCATGGCCTTCCTCATGTCATTGACTTTCTCTGTGTAAGTTCAGTTACAGGTTTTGGTGTTCCTCAATTGAAGAAGCGTCTGTATGAGGCTTCATTTTGTGTTGATCATCCAGACTGCAAAGATCGCCAGTTTTTTGGTGTTCGAGTTCCCGCATGCCATCTTTTCATCCAAGAGTGTCTAGAAAACAAAGCCATGGAGTTGCTAAAGTCAAAACAAGCCCCAGTATTAACAAAAGAAGAATTTGTATCACTAGTTATTGATCACCCTAAAAATGACATTCAAGATGCACTTGAAGTTGAACAAGCTTCTCGATTTCTGCATGAGCTGGGAGCAATGCTTCATTATGAAAATGCAAGTGGTGAACTTCAGAACTTATATTTCATTGATCTACAGTTTCTCAGCACTGCCATGGCATGTATTGTTACATCATCCGAAAGAAGTCTAGTCAAGAATGGTATTCTCCACTTTGCCACCTTGCCATTGTTGTTCAAAGGGGGAGAGGTTCCACCTGAGCTTTATCGCCAGTTCATGCAGCTATTGCAGCATTTTGAGGTTGCTATACCATTAGATAAGGAGCAACAAACTTTTCTTATTCCTGCCATGCTGCATAAAAGCAAACCTTCATATTGTATTCCAAAGTATTTAGAAGAAATGGTAGCAGTAGGTCGACGCTATAGCATGAAGTATGTTCCAGTTGGCTTTTGGAGTCGCCTAATCTCACGAATCACAGTATTTGCTCATGCTGTTGGTTGCACGTTGTTGCAAGCTCCTGAAACAATACAGAAAAATGAAGGAGGCAACCTGTCTCTGGAGTCACAAGTATCAGGACGGCAGTGTTGGTCTTGCTGGCAGCGAGGAATGATCATTGTGAAGGAAGATGGGTCTTTTCTTGTGTTAGAAGATGCCAAAGGTCACCAAGGAGTTGATGTTATTGTAGGTGGCAACAATGTAGAATGCAGCAAGCTTTTGTCTACATCAGGTCATCATATTGACACTCTTTTAGGTGAATTCTACCCTGGACTCTGCTGTAGGTCATCATCCACCGTAGAAAAGTTAGCATTTTGTCCAAACTGCCTGCAGCAATCCTGGCCACTAATAGATGAGACCGATAGCTCTCTGCTCTATAATGTAACCGATTTCTTGGAAAACCACGTTACTCTATGCTGTCATAGGTGTGAGAGTTCACTGTCTCTCAGAGAAGTTGCACCTGACATATTGTTGTTGGATTTGCCaaatcatcttcatcttcagtCAGACAAACTAGTCTTACAGGAAACAGATGAAAATTGCATTGGAGAAGGAGGTTATGGAAAG GTTTACCGTGCTCAGTACAATGGCGACAACATTGCATTGAAATTGTACAATACAAAAGACAGTGTCAGCGAAACTGATATATACAGAGAGCTCAGAGAAGAGCTGGACATTCTCATCAGAATTCACCATGAAAACATAGTTGCTATTAAAG GTGTCGGGCAGAATCCTTTGTCATTGGCTCTTGAATTGGCTCCTCTTGGTAGCCTCAACAACATTCTCAAAGGACAGAGAAATGGGCTAGCGCCTTTAGTTGCACAGTTAGTTGCAAGACAG GTTGCATCTGGATTATCTTACTTGCACTCACTTACGATTATTTATCGTGATTTAAAGCCAGCTAATATCCTAGTTTGGTCCCTGGATACTAAGCAGGGTGTGCTGGTTAAGTTGTCTGACTATGGAGTGTCCAGGTTTGCTGTAGGCAGTGGACTTCGGCAGCTTATCGGAACTGAAGCTTATATGGCTCCTGAAATGTGGAAATCAGCAGGGACAACGTATTCTGACAAA GTTGATATTTTTGCATATGGACTTGTTCTGTTTGAACTAGTGACTGGCTTGCAGGCTTTCTGGCAGTTCAAAAATAGATGGGACATTAGAAGTGCTGTTGATAGTGGTTTTCATCCATCGTTGACTAAAGCAATAGCACAGAACACGGAGAAATATCACCAGCAAGACAGCGACAGTTGTAgcgaagatgaagatgaatcTGTAAGTGAAGCTACAGAAGACTCTGGAATCAATGAATATGAAGATAAAATTAAACAAGAGCAAGACCAAAGGAGCACATGGAAATTTTCAATCAGTCTAAAGCTTCCAGTAGATTCTCAAAACATGTCTTCTACATCTGTCTGTGATCACTCATCTTATGTTGAATTTTCCAAGAAAGAAGGCTCAGGATTCACTGTTACTTTTGGTAAGCAAACATCAGAAGAGGCTGAAGCTAGTGTTCCACAGTTAAATAGTTTGAAGCCTGCTACTGTTTGCCATCCATTCATTCAATATCTCTTCAATAAATGCACGTCAGTGACTCCAGGAGAAAGACCGCCTGCTGCAGAGATCAATTCATACCTGGCTTTATACCCAACGAAGTATGTGAAGTTCAACAGTGAGCCCATACGTCTgccagttgtcaaagttgcTCCATGTAGTCTGTCAGGTGGCATATCAGATGAGCTCTTGAGTGGTAATACAGTCTTGCTGTATGGTCCAAGAATGTGCTGTGCAGTCAAACAAAGCAAATCTAGTATCCTAACTGTAGCTCAGATTCCCCTTCAAGCTCCATTCTCAGCACATTGCACAGCTATTGCTGTAATGGGAGACAAAATGTGGGTGGGTTGGTCTATCAGCAATGATCAGCACTGGGTCACTGTCTACAGCACTAAAGAGTTGGAAACAATTGTAACTATCTCCATGGAAGACAGCACAATGTGTTTTGCTCAAATAGAAAAACTGTCTACCACAGACAGTGCAAAGGTTATAGCTGGTTTATGCAACGGTGTGGCAGTCACTCTCTACCTACAAGAGAACatgctgtacacaaagtctcaCTTTCAACTTGGTGATCCTGATCAGCCTGTGACTAGCTGTTGTTACGAGCAAACGTCACAAATAGTCTGGATAGGTTGCAGTACCAATATTTTTCTGTTGAATACTACTGCCGACAGAGTTGTGTTATCGtggtcaacaaaacaacaatcatATAGTACTCAGAGCCATATAGAAAATTTGTTCAACTCTTCTGTTGGTGTTTGGAGTCAAGTTTGGGAAGGTATCACACTTAAGTCATGGGATGACTCTGGTAGCTGCTGTCATGAGATAACACTAGAAATACCCAACGA AGACACCAAGGATAGTCACTTTTTCACTGCTTCCGCTAGCACAGATTCTTACCTGTGGGCTAGTACATCTAATGGCTGGCTACTGGCTTACAGCTTCCCAAGTCTGACTCTTCAAGCCAAAGTTGTGCTTTACTCAAAGTTGAATATTCTTGTTCCATTTGATAAGACTTCATTGTTGTCGGTTGGGACTATCAAAGATGAAGCAGTAGAGGAAGGGACAGACAACTCACAGACTCTCTTGCTGTGGAAGCATGTCACTTCAGTGGATTAG
- the LOC134189448 gene encoding uncharacterized protein LOC134189448, translating into MTSNGKNTSDPHQIYDVLLFSHLDDKEFTSALYESMRKIDSSIQIFYGEKTILWGETERLADEAIWKCKKAVVIISNSIVKSTKQNREQAIIQALLDRQWVAQNNLILPLLLGVNTEKFRRHYPTLATIRALETPLVSDPRDVAQRLLKLLGNTEMTEMGTWVVQSSIHSCPLPAVAVCHGRDKELESVVREITRPQVHVCCVYGLPGVGKTMLVKAAAHQLNDYHEKSGQADWRATYVSLGDQESQDQCLRAILEGLGQDLVEGQEFTHLQQLMKDNDIRNHILVLDACDKAFRYQKVQFHSLLSELAKCFKVITTSLTRYESDGLEVSYLNLKPFDLKTARSVLLQLCNMGNNLKTNIADQLVKVCYCMAIGIRIIAAVLRSQQYTPKSLLLHLDGDDGDNASIYAKLDEFAAKEGSLLPQISACFEAAYKCLPQQLQQQLPPLSLFPGSFSDQACAFVLQMENKSSVLQEVLGPLQEYSFLSPGKNGHQYIIHNSVVTFLRAKFRELPLESQLYAKEKLCMYYMKRLKQASAQFLDNPKQSVLLFDRNRSNYELLLQGAVLTKLYGDYMDLVINSDGLFRVTLKVDQRCRLYEECTKAAKQQNDPPRLCAATLCWADSLLDASNPEDAKSCLDSISTYEDKLENKLLTIYRILEASVMTSQGEPQLATKHLMKSCLNQDSPSSCYPLLRARALVALGNASVAVDHKCAAIKQYQMAKDTFAEGLTKESQLSGVPTSVTRVVPIHPDICSVLLRIGHCQFQMRNYTASESTFIQALIMQSRLSCDRLSRAMTSYHVGISQASTVHTAEHLDQEKLQDAVENLGAAQEEAMRLSKSHPLNPLAALALGSLFFRKGLAMPKTKQKDTRTEFNDSLKHFKICAEHCEKLEDWRESTTAIDAIAHQAIISAVLKIKREEVIKLRDKCTDIVRHRQCSNEDILPIAVKYIMSPTFPDCCKSLGVLRVSFTQCSSSCCFSLCMTKRQSSVELHSQRKSRRRPPRSTSVPIPFVSKYTSQQAPQRCLLIDLTAPSPGGSPKETLLEQTKPLMQSSASPTLSEDNHHCSTSQASDKSGASCSPIKGPMSSYRQFTCRQDVVKAESTLAVPEEDLEMVLDSPRKDATGHCCIQ; encoded by the exons ATGACTTCGAATGGCAAAAATACCTCAG ATCCCCATCAAATATACGATGTACTGCTCTTTTCTCATCTTGATGACAAAGAATTTACATCGGCTCTGTATGAGAGCATGAGGAAGATTGATTCTAGCATTCAAATCTTTTATGGAGAAAAGACTATTTTATGGGGTGAAACTGAAAGACTGGCAGACGAAGCTATCTGGAAGTGCAAAAAGGCTGTTGTGATTATCTCTAATTCCATTGTGAAATCCACCAAACAGAACCGGGAACAAGCTATCATTCAAGCCTTGTTGGATAGACAGTGGGTGGCACAAAACAATTTGATTTTGCCACTCCTGCTGGGTGTCAACACTGAAAAATTTAGAAGGCACTACCCTACTCTTGCCACAATCAGGGCACTTGAAACACCTCTGGTGTCAGATCCAAGGGATGTAGCTCAACGACTATTAAAGCTTTTGG GGAACACAGAGATGACTGAGATGGGCACTTGGGTTGTTCAGTCCAGCATACATTCGTGTCCTCTTCCGGCTGTCGCTGTATGCCATGGACGAGACAAAGAACTTGAGAGTGTTGTAAGAGAAATTACAAGACCACAAGttcatgtttgttgtgtttacgGATTACCAGGTGTAGGGAAGACAATGCTCGTAAAGGCAGCTGCACATCAGTTGAATGATTACCATGAAAAAAGTGGACAAGCAGACTGGAGAGCAACTTATGTTAGCTTAGGTGACCAAGAGTCCCAAGATCAGTGTCTTCGTGCTATCCTGGAAGGTCTGGGACAAGATCTGGTTGAAGGACAAGAGTTCACACACTTGCAGCAATTAATGAAAGACAACGATATTAGGAACCACATTCTTGTCCTGGATGCATGTGACAAGGCCTTCCGGTATCAGAAGGTTCAGTTTCATAGCCTCCTTTCTGAACTTGCCAAATGCTTCAAAGTTATCACAACTTCACTAACTAGATATGAAAGTGATGGACTTGAAGTTTCATATCTGAACCTTAAGCCATTTGATCTTAAAACAGCCCGGTCAGTTTTGTTGCAACTATGCAATATGGGAAACAATCTCAAAACAAACATTGCTGATCAACTAGTAAAGGTTTGTTATTGCATGGCTATTGGCATTCGGATTATTGCAGCAGTGCTGAGATCACAACAGTATACTCCTAAGAGTCTCTTGCTTCATCTGGATGGTGATGATGGAGACAATGCCAGTATTTATGCCAAGTTGGATGAATTCGCTGCAAAGGAAGGTAGTTTATTACCTCAAATCAGTGCATGTTTTGAAGCAGCATACAAATGTTTGCCTCAGCAGCTTCAACAGCAGCTGCCTCCCCTATCACTCTTCCCAGGGTCCTTCTCAGACCAAGCTTGTGCCTTTGTACTACAAATGGAAAACAAGTCTTCTGTACTACAGGAGGTACTTGGGCCATTGCAAGAGTACAGTTTCCTGAGTCCAGGGAAGAACGGTCACCAGTACATTATTCATAACTCTGTTGTGACATTTCTACGAGCAAAGTTTAGGGAACTTCCTTTGGAGTCTCAATTGTATGCAAAAGAGAAATTGTGTATGTATTATATGAAACGCCTCAAACAGGCCTCGGCTCAGTTTTTGGATAACCCCAAACAATCAGTTCTGCTGTTTGATAGGAATCGTAGCAATTATGAACTATTACTGCAAGGTGCAGTTCTTACTAAATTGTACGGTGATTACATGGACTTGGTGATAAATTCAGATGGTCTATTTAGAGTCACTCTGAAAGTTGATCAACGTTGTAGATTATATGAAGAATGTACCAAAGCAGCAAAACAGCAGAATGATCCACCTCGCTTATGTGCTGCTACTCTTTGCTGGGCTGATTCTTTACTAGATGCATCAAACCCTGAGGATGCCAAATCATGTCTCGACAGCATTTCCACTTATGAAGATAAGCTCGAGAACAAGCTACTAACAATATATAGAATCCTTGAAGCATCTGTGATGACTTCACAGGGAGAACCGCAACTAGCAACAAAGCACCTCATGAAAAGCTGTCTCAATCAAGACTCTCCATCCAGTTGCTACCCTCTTCTGAGGGCCAGAGCACTTGTTGCCTTAGGAAATGCTAGTGTTGCTGTAGACCACAAATGTGCAGCCATCAAGCAATATCAGATGGCTAAAGACACGTTTGCCGAAGGTCTTACCAAGGAAAGCCAGCTTTCTGGAGTTCCAACCTCGGTTACCCGTGTTGTACCCATCCACCCAGATATCTGTTCAGTCCTACTCCGGATTGGTCACTGTCAATTTCAGATGCGCAACTATACTGCTAGTGAGAGTACTTTCATTCAAGCACTTATTATGCAAAGTCGTCTCTCTTGTGATCGGCTGTCTCGAGCCATGACTTCATATCATGTTGGCATATCTCAAGCATCAACAGTTCATACAGCTGAACATTTAGATCAAGAAAAACTTCAGGATGCTGTTGAGAATCTTGGTGCAGCTCAAGAGGAAGCCATGCGATTGTCAAAAAGTCACCCTTTGAACCCTCTTGCTGCTCTAGCTCTGGGTAGCTTGTTCTTTCGTAAGGGCTTAGCAATGCCCAAGACAAAGCAGAAAGACACACGAACTGAGTTTAATGACTCTCTCAAGCACTTCAAAATTTGTGCTGAACACTGTGAAAAGTTAGAAGATTGGAGGGAATCAACAACTGCTATTGATGCTATAGCACACCAAGCAATAATCTCTGCTGTATTGAAAATTAAAAGAGAGGAAGTTATCAAACTAAGGGATAAATGCACTGACATAGTAAGACACAGACAGTGTAGTAATGAAGACATTCTGCCTATAGCGGTAAAATACATAATGTCACCCACTTTTCCTGACTGCTGTAAAAGTCTAGGAGTGTTGCGAGTTTCATTCACGCAGTGTAGTTCGAGCTGCTGCTTTTCATTATGCATGACAAAGCGCCAGTCAAGTGTAGAACTACATTCACAACGGAAGAGTCGACGAAGACCACCAAGATCGACATCTGTGCCTATTCCATTTGTATCTAAGTACACATCACAGCAAGCCCCACAGCGCTGTCTGTTGATTGACCTAACGGCACCATCTCCTGGGGGGTCACCAAAAGAGACCTTACTTGAACAAACGAAACCACTTATGCAGTCATCAGCATCTCCTACACTATCAGAAGACAACCATCACTGCTCTACATCACAAGCTTCAGATAAGTCGGGAGCTAGCTGTAGCCCCATCAAGGGCCCAATGTCTAGTTATAGACAATTCACTTGCAGGCAAGATGTAGTGAAAGCAGAGTCTACATTGGCTGTGCCAGAGGAGGACCTCGAAATGGTTTTAGACAGTCCCAGGAAGGATGCTACAGGACACTGCTGCATTCAGTGA
- the LOC134190129 gene encoding zinc finger MYM-type protein 1-like gives MSLRILRDVSAKLEGTPYTIMVDETTDASTQEQVVIVLRWVDEDLEPHEDFIGLHITASTDAKSIVAIIRDVLVRMNLSLTNCRGQCYDGAAVMKGCLSGVAAQLTQDEPRALFTHCYGHSLNLACQDTIKDIIPIKYALDTTFELSKLLKYSAKRKSEYKRLQAEMAPQDPGFRTLCPTRWTVRAASLQSVMQNFSVIQSSLDSFADMAKRDPEMSARCTGVAAQFSSFDFLFGVALGEKVLKLVDNLSKALQHKKMSAAQGQVLAELTIKSLALMRTEAEFSNFWEKLIEKQSKEDVAEPSLPRKRKRPCRYDEGSSGHFATCIEDHYRVMYFSAFDMAIQSIKSRFDQPHYKIYSKLECTLLKGAAGESYTQGCHTWKSKISVGAVTHGHAHLI, from the coding sequence ATGTCACTTCGAATTCTTCGAGATGTCTCAGCCAAACTTGAAGGCACACCATACACCATTATGGTAGACGAAACCACTGACGCAAGTACCCAGGAGCAGGTTGTAATAGTTCTACGATGGGTGGATGAAGACCTAGAGCCTCATGAGGATTTTATTGGGCTGCACATCACTGCTTCAACTGATGCTAAGTCCATTGTAGCAATTATCAGGGATGTTCTTGTTCGTATGAACCTTAGTCTGACCAACTGTCGTGGTCAGTGCTATGATGGTGCAGCTGTGATGAAAGGATGTCTATCAGGAGTTGCTGCTCAACTCACTCAAGATGAACCACGAGCATTGTTCACTCACTGCTATGGTCATAGCCTCAATTTAGCCTGCCAAGACACCATCAAAGACATAATCCCTATCAAATATGCCCTTGACACAACATTTGAACTGTCAAAACTTCTCAAGTACTCAGCAAAAAGAAAGTCTGAGTACAAGCGACTTCAAGCTGAGATGGCTCCTCAAGACCCTGGATTTAGGACACTATGCCCTACGAGATGGACCGTTCGAGCAGCTTCTCTACAGAGTGTTATGCAAAACTTTTCGGTCATCCAATCCAGCTTAGACAGTTTTGCAGATATGGCAAAACGAGACCCAGAGATGTCTGCTCGGTGTACTGGTGTTGCTGCTCAGTTTTCTTCATTTGACTTTCTCTTTGGAGTAGCATTAGGAgaaaaagtcttgaagttggtTGACAATCTGAGCAAAGCTCTTCAGCACAAGAAGATGTCTGCTGCACAAGGTCAAGTGTTAGCAGAACTTACCATCAAATCTCTTGCACTAATGCGTACAGAAGCTGAATTCTCAAATTTCTGGGAAAAGTTGatagagaaacaaagcaaagaagatgTTGCAGAGCCTTCCCTTCCTCGGAAAAGGAAGCGTCCTTGCCGATATGATGAAGGAAGTTCGGGACACTTCGCAACATGTATAGAAGATCATTACCGGGTTATGTATTTTTCCGCTTTCGATATGGCAATTCAGTCTATCAAAAGCAGATTTGACCAGCCACACTATAAGATATACAGCAAGCTTGAATGCACACTTCTGAAGGGTGCTGCTGGAGAGAGCTATACGCAGGGCTGCCACACTTGGAAGAGCAAAATATCCGTAGGCGCAGTGACGCACGGCCACGCCCACCTAATTTAG